One region of Acidimicrobiales bacterium genomic DNA includes:
- a CDS encoding glycoside hydrolase family 3 C-terminal domain-containing protein, translating into MTRSGIERGLRHGRAPVIGAVGAAIGLLAAFFAVSGRAAGDADLATSASPTQLAACPWLNSKLSAPKRTSLLMAAISPLDEAKILHLYWGGSPANPYEGLSPAIPSLCIPAITEQDGSGGVASGWRTTAGHFGGVTQLPAPIADAAAFDSGLAGSYGQVIGSEDAAVGVDVALAPTINIERSPLWGRAYESLGEDPFLTASLATPLINGIQSQRVVAVVKHYAAYNQETSRGTLRDDSIVGDQALHEIYLPAWSASVQQAHPGGVMCAYDLINGTPSCQSQQLLQTQLRGAWGFAGFVRSDCGSIFNQADAFAAGVSQVKCTPLYQPADIAAAVAGGQLPRPELDALVKPLLTTLFKFDLIAAPHPLRPDADASSAADQSVALRTDNEGAVLLKNNGLLPLSLPGTGTIALIGANGGTPMPAGYGAMRVKADDPTTALDALQAAGSRVAYTNGAVIPVAARLAREASVAIVVVHDVEAEGVDALSLALPGNQDALVRAVAAANPRTIVVLETGAPVDMPWLSSVAAVLETWYPGQSAGTSLVQLLSGQISPSGKLPVSWPVAGGPRPDASTAEFGGNGGPTYYDEGLNVGYRWYEATGAKPQYPFGYGLSYTSFRYSALHIASGPRGGYTVSATVTNTGRRSGADVAQCYVGYPPATGEPPRQLRGFQRVMLAPGKRAQVRFAITRGDLATWAGAPGSVGTWSVGAGRYDVYVGDSSDPAGLPLHSTLNPSAAQLGPASGPGS; encoded by the coding sequence ATGACTAGGTCGGGTATAGAGCGGGGGTTGAGGCACGGCCGCGCGCCGGTGATCGGAGCCGTTGGGGCAGCTATCGGGCTGCTCGCTGCTTTCTTCGCGGTTTCCGGACGGGCCGCCGGAGACGCCGACCTGGCCACCTCGGCGAGCCCCACCCAGCTCGCCGCTTGTCCATGGCTCAACTCGAAGCTGTCTGCACCGAAGCGGACGTCCTTGCTGATGGCGGCCATTTCCCCGCTCGACGAGGCCAAGATCCTCCACCTCTACTGGGGAGGCAGCCCGGCCAACCCGTACGAAGGCCTCAGCCCGGCGATCCCGTCCCTTTGCATACCCGCCATCACCGAGCAGGACGGCTCGGGAGGCGTGGCAAGCGGATGGCGCACCACCGCCGGGCACTTCGGCGGTGTGACCCAGTTGCCTGCACCGATCGCCGACGCTGCTGCTTTCGACTCCGGGCTGGCGGGCAGCTACGGGCAAGTCATCGGGTCCGAGGACGCAGCCGTCGGAGTCGACGTGGCGCTGGCACCGACGATCAACATCGAGCGGAGCCCGTTGTGGGGAAGGGCCTACGAGTCTCTTGGAGAGGACCCGTTCCTCACCGCGTCGCTGGCGACACCGCTTATCAACGGCATCCAGAGTCAGAGGGTGGTGGCGGTGGTAAAGCACTACGCCGCCTACAACCAGGAGACCAGCCGCGGCACCCTGCGAGACGACTCGATCGTCGGTGACCAGGCCTTGCACGAGATCTACTTGCCCGCTTGGTCAGCCTCGGTTCAGCAGGCTCACCCGGGCGGCGTCATGTGCGCCTATGACCTCATCAACGGAACCCCCTCGTGCCAATCTCAGCAGCTCCTGCAGACCCAGCTGCGCGGTGCCTGGGGATTCGCCGGTTTTGTTCGCTCAGACTGTGGGTCGATCTTCAATCAGGCGGACGCGTTCGCGGCGGGGGTGTCGCAAGTCAAGTGCACGCCGCTGTACCAACCTGCCGACATCGCCGCGGCAGTGGCCGGCGGCCAACTGCCCAGGCCTGAACTCGACGCCCTCGTCAAGCCGTTGCTCACCACGTTGTTCAAGTTCGATCTCATCGCCGCGCCCCACCCGCTTCGGCCCGATGCGGATGCCTCGTCGGCGGCGGACCAGTCGGTGGCTCTTCGGACCGACAACGAGGGCGCCGTTCTCCTGAAGAACAACGGCCTACTCCCGCTGTCTCTCCCCGGCACGGGAACGATTGCCCTGATCGGTGCGAATGGCGGAACCCCCATGCCGGCCGGTTACGGGGCGATGCGGGTCAAGGCCGACGATCCGACGACCGCACTCGACGCCCTTCAAGCCGCGGGGTCTCGGGTGGCCTACACCAATGGGGCGGTTATCCCCGTCGCGGCGAGGCTGGCCCGCGAGGCCAGCGTCGCCATCGTCGTGGTTCATGACGTCGAAGCCGAGGGAGTTGACGCGCTTTCGTTGGCTCTGCCGGGGAACCAGGACGCCCTGGTGCGCGCGGTTGCCGCGGCGAACCCGCGCACGATTGTCGTTCTCGAGACCGGAGCCCCGGTCGACATGCCCTGGCTGTCCTCGGTCGCGGCAGTCCTGGAGACCTGGTACCCGGGTCAATCGGCCGGAACCTCGCTCGTCCAACTGCTCAGCGGCCAGATCAGCCCCAGCGGCAAACTGCCGGTGAGCTGGCCGGTCGCGGGTGGCCCGCGTCCCGACGCATCGACCGCGGAGTTCGGCGGAAACGGGGGCCCGACCTACTACGACGAGGGTCTCAACGTCGGCTACCGCTGGTACGAGGCGACCGGCGCGAAGCCGCAGTACCCCTTCGGCTACGGGCTCAGTTACACCAGCTTCCGCTACAGCGCGCTCCACATCGCGTCAGGACCTCGCGGCGGGTACACGGTGTCGGCGACGGTGACGAACACAGGCCGGCGATCTGGCGCCGACGTCGCCCAGTGCTACGTCGGGTACCCGCCAGCAACGGGTGAGCCACCCCGCCAGCTCCGCGGATTTCAGCGGGTCATGCTCGCACCCGGCAAGCGGGCCCAGGTACGGTTCGCGATCACAAGGGGAGACCTGGCCACCTGGGCGGGAGCGCCGGGCAGCGTCGGAACATGGTCCGTCGGCGCAGGGCGCTATGACGTCTACGTCGGCGACAGCTCCGATCCCGCCGGACTGCCGCTCCACTCCACGCTGAACCCAAGCGCCGCGCAACTCGGTCCCGCATCGGGCCCCGGCAGTTAA
- the galK gene encoding galactokinase: MQSAFGPGRVNLIGDHTDYTGGFVLPMAIQFGTTVTFEPGGDRVILRSGYEPEPADLPLKIEKPSSVNPKWARYVAGVIAEIEPATGGTGTVTTNLPVGEGLASSAALEVATALALGYAGPPDDLAVTCQRAEQRAVGVPCGVMDQLASVSGVPGHALLIDCSTNSVTPIPLPGDCEVVAIASGEPRSLDGSRYAERRLECEKAASMVGPLRAAALVDLDSIPDRVLRRRARHVVTENQRVLDFATHIRHGELREAGALMHESHRSLRDDFAVSTAALDDLVARLVKTPGVYGARLTGAGFGGSVVALTRPGVLSEGLLLKASAGARLV; this comes from the coding sequence ATGCAGTCGGCGTTCGGACCCGGACGGGTGAACCTGATAGGCGATCACACCGATTACACCGGTGGGTTCGTACTTCCCATGGCGATCCAGTTCGGCACCACCGTCACCTTTGAGCCCGGTGGCGACCGGGTGATACTGCGGTCTGGCTATGAACCTGAACCCGCCGACCTTCCACTGAAAATCGAGAAACCGTCCTCGGTGAACCCGAAGTGGGCCCGCTACGTCGCCGGTGTCATCGCAGAGATCGAACCGGCAACAGGCGGCACCGGAACCGTCACCACGAACCTGCCGGTCGGCGAAGGCCTCGCATCCAGCGCCGCGCTCGAGGTGGCGACGGCGCTGGCGCTCGGTTATGCCGGTCCTCCCGACGACTTGGCGGTCACCTGCCAGCGCGCCGAACAGCGCGCCGTAGGAGTGCCGTGCGGGGTTATGGACCAGTTGGCGTCCGTGTCCGGGGTACCAGGACACGCGTTGTTGATCGACTGCTCCACCAACTCGGTGACCCCGATTCCGCTTCCCGGGGACTGCGAGGTCGTCGCGATAGCTTCAGGCGAGCCTCGTTCTCTGGACGGTTCGCGCTACGCCGAGAGGAGACTGGAGTGCGAGAAAGCGGCGTCGATGGTAGGGCCTCTCCGGGCAGCGGCCTTAGTTGACCTCGATTCGATACCCGACCGGGTGCTGCGCCGGCGGGCCCGACACGTTGTGACCGAAAACCAGAGGGTGCTCGACTTCGCAACCCACATTCGGCACGGCGAGCTCCGGGAGGCGGGTGCGTTGATGCATGAGAGCCACCGCTCTCTGCGGGACGACTTTGCTGTCTCCACCGCCGCTCTCGACGATCTCGTCGCTCGGCTGGTGAAAACTCCCGGCGTGTACGGTGCGCGGTTGACCGGGGCCGGCTTTGGGGGGTCTGTTGTGGCGTTGACCCGACCCGGTGTCCTATCTGAAGGCCTGCTGCTGAAGGCTTCAGCGGGTGCTCGGCTGGTATAA
- a CDS encoding VOC family protein, with translation MPVRSLGYLRIGSEDIEGWRRFAGEFLGMMEVRGDDADALYFRMDDYPPRLVIAPSAQNGVEAIGLEVRDAAELAELTEAVEATGTKVAPLDAVECRDRRITEGVRFDDPSGNKLELFWGVVLSHTPALTPNVSGFVTGNQGMGHVVVTVSDGAGSFDFYTRVLGFRGRNTLRLPAAPAEDGSPRFETLWFLGCNPRHHTVGILPMDGPGRLVHFMVEGASLDDVGRAWDRAEKLSVPVMQTLGRHTNDQMVSFYVISPGGFAVEFGYDGLQVTEEVPVYEITEGAFWGHKFVNFPSL, from the coding sequence ATGCCTGTTCGTTCACTCGGCTACCTGAGGATCGGCAGCGAAGACATCGAGGGGTGGCGCCGTTTCGCGGGCGAGTTCCTCGGCATGATGGAAGTGCGCGGCGACGACGCGGATGCCCTCTATTTCAGGATGGACGACTACCCGCCCCGGTTGGTCATCGCACCCTCAGCTCAGAATGGCGTAGAAGCGATCGGCTTGGAAGTGAGGGACGCCGCCGAGCTCGCAGAGCTGACCGAAGCGGTTGAGGCGACAGGAACGAAGGTCGCCCCGCTCGACGCGGTGGAGTGCCGCGACCGGCGGATTACCGAGGGGGTGAGGTTCGACGATCCCTCAGGGAACAAACTCGAGCTGTTCTGGGGCGTCGTGCTCAGCCACACCCCCGCACTGACTCCCAACGTGAGCGGCTTCGTGACCGGGAATCAGGGCATGGGCCATGTGGTGGTTACGGTGTCGGATGGAGCCGGCTCTTTCGACTTCTACACGAGGGTGCTCGGCTTCCGCGGGAGGAACACCTTGCGGCTTCCCGCGGCCCCGGCTGAAGACGGCAGCCCGCGCTTCGAAACGCTCTGGTTTCTCGGCTGCAACCCGCGACATCACACGGTCGGGATTCTGCCGATGGACGGTCCGGGACGCCTGGTCCACTTCATGGTCGAGGGGGCGTCGCTCGACGACGTAGGGCGCGCCTGGGACCGAGCCGAGAAGCTCAGTGTGCCGGTCATGCAGACGCTCGGGCGTCACACCAACGACCAAATGGTGTCCTTCTATGTGATCAGCCCCGGCGGGTTCGCGGTCGAGTTCGGTTACGACGGGCTTCAAGTCACCGAAGAGGTGCCCGTCTACGAGATCACCGAAGGTGCGTTCTGGGGCCACAAGTTCGTCAACTTCCCGAGTTTGTAA
- a CDS encoding phosphotransferase, with translation MLKAPGSLAELTPEFMTVALGQRFPGAIVERVETGAVGNGTNRRTTLRLFYRKGAGPDSAFVKIQGRLFNRLALVALRAWQAEALLAGSGVDLPLEHPDFFAAATDRSRFGSLVVMEDITARGGRANDATTALTVSEVADGLAGLARLHAAFWDRPLPSSLRFLEPWRLGRVWAPVSRASLAHGLRRLRRSGRPELIPRQVDSANLERQFRASAYLAQLGPRTVLHGDPHPGNTYSLPGERIGFYDWQLVRTGDWCHDVGYFLAGSLGVEDRRAHEQDLLKGYLQALRSGGVPPPRFDSAWERYRSTPAFGLATWLHTYSAGSFQPESVSLATVERFSAAYSDLETHQSDVAREAPRRRVA, from the coding sequence GTGCTGAAGGCCCCCGGCTCGCTGGCCGAGTTGACCCCGGAGTTCATGACGGTCGCGCTTGGTCAACGCTTCCCCGGCGCGATCGTCGAGCGGGTCGAGACCGGAGCGGTGGGAAACGGAACGAACCGGCGGACCACCCTCCGGCTCTTCTATCGAAAGGGCGCCGGTCCTGATTCAGCGTTCGTGAAGATCCAGGGCCGTTTGTTCAATCGTTTGGCGTTGGTCGCCCTCCGGGCCTGGCAGGCGGAGGCGTTGCTCGCCGGATCCGGCGTGGACCTGCCGTTGGAGCATCCCGACTTCTTCGCGGCTGCTACCGACCGCTCGAGGTTCGGGTCCCTGGTCGTGATGGAGGACATAACTGCGCGCGGTGGCCGGGCCAACGACGCGACGACCGCCCTCACCGTGTCGGAGGTGGCCGATGGCCTGGCCGGCCTGGCTCGCCTGCACGCGGCGTTCTGGGATCGGCCGCTTCCTAGCAGCTTGAGGTTCCTCGAGCCTTGGCGGCTCGGGCGGGTATGGGCTCCCGTGTCACGGGCGAGCCTCGCTCACGGCCTGCGCCGCCTGCGACGCTCGGGGCGACCGGAATTGATTCCGCGCCAGGTTGACTCGGCGAACCTCGAAAGACAGTTCCGCGCAAGCGCCTATCTGGCTCAACTCGGCCCGCGAACCGTTCTTCACGGCGATCCCCACCCGGGAAACACCTATAGCCTGCCCGGCGAACGAATCGGGTTCTACGACTGGCAACTCGTCAGAACCGGCGACTGGTGTCATGACGTCGGCTATTTCCTGGCCGGCAGCCTCGGGGTAGAAGATCGCCGAGCGCACGAACAAGACCTTTTGAAGGGTTACCTCCAGGCGCTCAGATCGGGTGGGGTCCCGCCGCCCCGCTTTGACTCCGCGTGGGAGCGGTACCGGTCGACCCCGGCATTCGGGTTGGCTACCTGGCTGCACACATATTCAGCCGGCAGCTTCCAGCCGGAGTCGGTCTCCCTCGCGACCGTCGAGCGTTTCTCGGCGGCCTACTCGGACCTGGAGACGCACCAATCCGACGTTGCCCGGGAGGCGCCCCGGCGCCGGGTTGCCTAG
- a CDS encoding nitroreductase family deazaflavin-dependent oxidoreductase: MSLQGEYEPSAYQWVRDQVAEYEASNGQKANTLLDTGLPVVIVTTRGNKSGKIRKFALMRVEHDGEYALVASLGGAPKNPVWYYNVKADPSALTIQDGPEPFDAVAREVTGAEKRVWWDRAVAAYPPYAEYQSKTDREIPVFVATRR; the protein is encoded by the coding sequence ATGTCGCTCCAAGGTGAATACGAGCCGAGCGCCTACCAGTGGGTGCGGGACCAGGTAGCGGAGTACGAGGCGTCGAACGGTCAGAAGGCCAACACGCTTCTTGACACCGGTTTACCTGTGGTCATCGTGACCACGCGCGGCAACAAGTCGGGCAAGATCCGGAAGTTTGCTCTCATGCGCGTGGAGCACGATGGCGAGTATGCATTGGTTGCGTCGCTCGGCGGCGCCCCGAAGAACCCGGTGTGGTACTACAACGTCAAGGCCGACCCGTCCGCGCTCACTATCCAGGACGGGCCGGAACCATTCGACGCGGTAGCGCGGGAAGTAACCGGGGCCGAGAAGCGCGTCTGGTGGGACCGGGCGGTCGCGGCGTACCCGCCATACGCGGAGTACCAGTCCAAGACCGATCGAGAAATCCCCGTGTTCGTCGCCACCCGCCGCTAG
- a CDS encoding ABC transporter substrate-binding protein, which produces MKRNSRRTARLPDWSQLVAVAGVAALGLSACSSSNTKNSSSAGSSSATNPGASSGTGSTIPPPPKVGGAISGPGVTASTITIGQITTTSGPVPGLFQDANDGLDAYVAYVNANGGIAGRTLKVIHVDDAFDCNTYTQELQRLSTEVFAMVGTFTLNESCGQAILKANPNLVDVEGSILNPVLYNGFPNVFSPTPSPPGYTTTGYQWIKDKFPSDITHAATLIPGAALANGKQEDLTAESIGYKYVYSRVIGPIETNFTSDILRMKSLGVKIVDLGVDAVSQDANFIQQANQQNFHPDAIISAAGYDAHLLKLIGDPNAANNEVYSPLLYSLYLGTDRATVPGVNTFLTWLDHAHPGESASIFSVSAWGAGMLLEQGMSQAGSQVTQTSVIQAVGEITSFESGGLTAPFNPGQRLGAHCMVIAGIQHGEWVRIDPKSGFECNGTYHDVPLSALK; this is translated from the coding sequence GTGAAACGCAACAGTCGACGGACGGCCCGGCTGCCAGATTGGTCCCAGTTGGTGGCCGTCGCAGGCGTGGCGGCTCTTGGCTTGAGCGCGTGCAGCAGCTCGAATACGAAGAACTCGAGTTCTGCCGGCTCCAGCTCCGCTACGAACCCCGGCGCTTCCTCCGGAACCGGATCGACGATCCCCCCGCCACCAAAGGTCGGCGGCGCGATAAGTGGTCCTGGTGTTACCGCGAGCACTATCACGATTGGTCAGATCACCACGACCTCAGGTCCGGTGCCGGGCTTGTTCCAGGATGCCAACGACGGTCTGGACGCTTACGTCGCTTACGTCAACGCCAACGGGGGCATCGCGGGCCGCACCCTCAAGGTCATACATGTCGACGACGCGTTCGACTGCAATACCTACACCCAGGAGCTTCAGCGGTTGAGCACCGAGGTGTTCGCAATGGTGGGAACGTTCACTCTCAACGAGTCCTGCGGCCAGGCGATTCTCAAGGCGAACCCGAACCTGGTCGACGTCGAGGGCTCGATCCTCAACCCGGTTCTTTACAACGGCTTCCCTAACGTGTTCAGCCCGACGCCGTCACCGCCGGGGTACACGACAACGGGATATCAATGGATCAAGGACAAGTTCCCGTCGGACATCACCCACGCGGCAACTCTCATCCCGGGCGCCGCGCTGGCGAACGGCAAGCAGGAAGATCTCACCGCCGAGTCGATCGGGTACAAGTACGTTTACAGCCGGGTCATCGGTCCGATCGAAACGAACTTCACGAGCGACATCCTCAGGATGAAGTCTTTGGGTGTGAAGATCGTCGACCTCGGTGTCGACGCGGTCAGCCAGGATGCGAACTTCATCCAGCAGGCCAACCAGCAGAACTTTCATCCTGATGCGATCATCTCCGCCGCCGGCTACGACGCGCATCTGCTGAAGCTGATAGGCGATCCCAACGCCGCGAACAACGAGGTGTACTCGCCGCTGCTCTACTCCCTCTATCTGGGAACCGACCGGGCGACGGTCCCGGGTGTCAATACCTTCCTAACCTGGCTCGACCACGCCCATCCGGGGGAGTCGGCGAGCATCTTCAGCGTGTCGGCTTGGGGCGCCGGGATGTTGCTGGAGCAAGGAATGTCCCAGGCCGGATCCCAGGTCACCCAGACCTCCGTTATCCAGGCGGTGGGCGAAATCACCAGCTTCGAATCGGGTGGGCTGACCGCACCGTTCAACCCGGGGCAGCGACTCGGGGCGCATTGCATGGTCATCGCCGGCATCCAGCATGGTGAGTGGGTTCGGATCGATCCGAAGTCGGGCTTCGAGTGCAACGGGACGTATCACGACGTGCCGCTAAGCGCCTTGAAGTAG
- a CDS encoding ABC transporter ATP-binding protein, which yields MTSTTTEETGAAGRNPDASTAPALELKGVSAAYERVEVLHEVDIVVPAGQVFVLLGPNGAGKSTTLRVASGRLRPTRGEVWVSGANVTGMTPDRLARQGLCSIPEGRGIFPSLTVAENLRMWTYRGGLRRAEVEDIAYQRFPVLKERRRQTAGTLSGGEQQMLAMSRALSTNPALLLLDEISMGLAPLIVAELYELVAQIAAEGFAILLVEQFAETALKVADLAAVMAQGHIELHGTPAEVAQAAGDIYLRTDRVARGST from the coding sequence GTGACCAGTACGACCACCGAGGAGACCGGCGCGGCCGGCCGCAACCCGGACGCGTCGACCGCGCCTGCCCTTGAGCTGAAGGGGGTCAGCGCGGCCTACGAGCGAGTCGAGGTCCTGCACGAAGTCGACATCGTGGTCCCCGCGGGCCAGGTGTTCGTTCTTCTCGGGCCCAATGGCGCGGGCAAGTCGACGACCCTCAGGGTGGCGAGCGGGCGCCTTCGTCCCACCCGCGGCGAGGTGTGGGTTTCCGGCGCCAACGTCACAGGCATGACTCCCGACCGGCTCGCTCGTCAAGGCCTGTGCAGCATTCCCGAGGGGCGGGGCATCTTCCCGAGCCTGACTGTTGCGGAGAACCTGCGGATGTGGACTTACCGCGGCGGGTTGAGGAGGGCGGAGGTCGAGGACATCGCGTACCAGCGGTTCCCGGTTCTCAAAGAGCGCCGGCGGCAAACCGCCGGCACACTTTCAGGCGGAGAGCAGCAGATGCTTGCGATGTCCCGCGCACTCTCCACGAACCCTGCGTTGCTGTTGCTCGACGAGATCTCCATGGGACTGGCTCCCTTGATCGTCGCCGAGCTCTACGAACTGGTGGCTCAGATCGCGGCCGAGGGATTCGCAATTCTCCTCGTCGAGCAGTTCGCCGAAACCGCGTTGAAGGTTGCCGATCTGGCGGCGGTGATGGCACAAGGCCATATAGAGCTGCACGGGACACCTGCGGAGGTGGCCCAAGCTGCGGGCGATATCTACCTGCGAACCGACCGTGTAGCCAGAGGCTCGACCTGA
- a CDS encoding ABC transporter ATP-binding protein has product MLRVDSVSVNFGGLRAIDSLELDIAEAMVTGLIGPNGAGKTTTFNVITGLQRPTSGRVLFGSKDITQLGPTARARLGLGRTFQRLELFGSLSVVDNVLVALESRGAHGRRARQLADQLLDRLGLSQVAGAQADILPTGTARLLELARALACEPKVLLLDEPSAGLNSTESDRLGGLLSELASLGVAVLLVEHDMGLVMRICSRIHVLDFGRLIASGSPEQISSDPEVQAAYLGTAPMGAA; this is encoded by the coding sequence ATGCTGCGGGTTGACAGCGTGTCGGTCAACTTCGGGGGGCTCAGGGCGATCGACTCACTCGAGCTGGATATTGCCGAGGCGATGGTCACCGGGTTGATAGGACCGAACGGCGCCGGGAAGACAACGACCTTCAACGTGATCACGGGATTGCAGCGCCCGACCAGTGGCCGTGTCCTCTTCGGCTCGAAAGACATCACCCAGCTCGGCCCTACGGCAAGAGCTCGGCTTGGTCTCGGAAGGACGTTCCAGCGACTCGAGCTGTTCGGTTCGCTCTCCGTCGTGGACAACGTCCTGGTCGCCCTCGAAAGCCGGGGAGCTCACGGGCGCAGGGCGAGGCAACTTGCGGATCAGCTTCTCGACCGCCTGGGCCTATCGCAGGTCGCCGGCGCGCAGGCCGACATTCTCCCAACCGGAACGGCGCGACTGCTGGAGCTCGCCCGAGCGCTGGCTTGCGAGCCGAAGGTGCTGCTCCTCGACGAGCCGTCTGCGGGGCTGAACAGCACCGAGAGCGACCGGCTCGGCGGGCTTCTGAGCGAGCTTGCTTCGCTTGGTGTCGCGGTGCTGCTTGTCGAGCACGACATGGGCCTGGTTATGCGGATCTGTTCCCGGATCCACGTTCTCGATTTTGGCCGGCTGATCGCTTCAGGGTCACCTGAGCAGATCAGTTCCGACCCCGAGGTCCAAGCCGCGTATCTCGGGACCGCCCCGATGGGTGCCGCGTGA
- a CDS encoding ABC transporter permease, with amino-acid sequence MSQFLSLTVAGIATYGCVYALTAMGLVVTYTTSGIFNFAQGAIGMIGAFLYWQFSQSFGWSTWLSFVLVVFVLTPVLGAAIERLIVRRLESAALEARLTVTIALLLLGIAIATVVWDPRVSRRVPQFFNGKQVSIGGVVLTWHQLIIVGLAALAAIGLRLFFYRTRPGIATRAVVDDRELSALTGARPARYAQLGWAMGCALASLAGILIAPLVNLDITNLTLLVINGYAAAMVGRLRSLPLTFVGAIALGLTQSYAVGYLPVGDIWTYIEQVIPMLFLLVVILVLPQTRASLARRVRVRAPRVVGPRESFVTAALFVGVAVVVSMTLSPSNLSYANRGVALAIIMLSIALLTGYGGQVSLCQLTFAGLGAFAMSKVGGTGGSLLGLLAAVGLAAAVGALVALPALRLRGLYLALATLAFAYGMDNAFFNNIRVFGVSLSLPVARPHVPGVSFKSNGSYLILLSAVFAILAVGLLAVRRSRFGRRLIAVNDSPSACVTLGIGMTRTKLAVFTLSAAVAGLGGALYGGAQGAVAPNDFTFLISLTLLLLAVAWGIRTIGGMLIAGILFALGPLLQQHLTQPRDVVPLLVGLAAIGVSQNPEGTFGGNTLLQRWRDRRAAAPEIVTSDEGIPGTEGRLSHAAG; translated from the coding sequence ATGTCGCAATTCCTGTCGCTCACTGTCGCAGGCATCGCCACCTACGGGTGTGTATACGCCCTGACTGCGATGGGGCTCGTCGTTACCTACACGACATCAGGCATCTTCAACTTCGCCCAAGGCGCGATAGGGATGATCGGCGCCTTCCTCTACTGGCAGTTCTCTCAAAGCTTCGGATGGTCGACCTGGCTCTCGTTCGTGCTGGTGGTGTTCGTCCTGACGCCCGTGCTCGGCGCGGCTATAGAGCGGTTGATCGTCCGCCGGCTCGAAAGCGCTGCGCTCGAAGCGCGCCTCACAGTCACCATCGCGCTCCTGCTGCTCGGCATTGCCATCGCCACGGTTGTGTGGGATCCGCGGGTCAGCCGCAGGGTGCCGCAGTTCTTCAACGGGAAGCAGGTGAGCATCGGCGGAGTCGTGCTCACGTGGCACCAGCTCATCATCGTCGGGCTGGCGGCGCTCGCGGCGATCGGTTTGCGGCTCTTCTTCTACCGCACCCGGCCGGGGATCGCGACCAGAGCGGTCGTCGACGACCGGGAGCTGTCCGCGCTAACCGGGGCTAGGCCCGCTCGTTACGCGCAGCTCGGTTGGGCGATGGGGTGCGCACTGGCCTCCCTCGCGGGAATCCTCATCGCGCCCCTGGTCAACCTCGACATCACCAACCTGACGTTGCTTGTGATCAACGGCTATGCCGCGGCGATGGTCGGTCGCTTGCGCAGCCTCCCGCTTACCTTTGTCGGCGCCATAGCCCTGGGGCTGACCCAGTCGTACGCGGTCGGCTACCTGCCCGTGGGGGACATCTGGACGTATATCGAGCAGGTAATCCCGATGCTGTTCCTGCTCGTGGTGATTCTCGTACTTCCTCAGACCCGCGCCAGCCTGGCCCGCCGGGTTCGTGTTCGCGCACCTCGTGTGGTCGGACCCAGGGAGTCGTTCGTGACCGCGGCGCTCTTCGTCGGCGTTGCCGTGGTCGTTTCGATGACGCTCTCACCCAGCAATCTGAGCTACGCCAACCGAGGTGTAGCACTCGCGATCATCATGCTCTCGATCGCGTTGCTCACCGGCTACGGGGGACAGGTTTCGTTGTGCCAGTTGACCTTCGCCGGACTCGGCGCATTCGCAATGAGCAAGGTCGGCGGGACGGGCGGCTCCTTACTCGGCCTGCTCGCCGCGGTCGGGCTGGCGGCAGCCGTTGGCGCCCTGGTGGCCTTGCCGGCGTTACGGCTGCGAGGCCTTTATCTGGCCTTGGCGACTCTCGCGTTTGCGTATGGGATGGACAACGCGTTCTTCAACAACATCCGCGTTTTCGGCGTCTCGCTGTCCCTTCCAGTCGCTCGACCTCACGTGCCGGGCGTGTCGTTCAAGAGCAACGGCTCATATCTGATCCTGCTGTCGGCGGTCTTTGCGATTCTGGCGGTCGGTCTGCTCGCGGTCAGACGCTCGCGATTCGGCCGCCGGCTCATCGCCGTCAATGACAGCCCGAGCGCGTGCGTGACCCTCGGCATTGGAATGACCCGGACGAAACTGGCCGTCTTCACGCTCTCCGCAGCGGTCGCCGGACTTGGCGGTGCGCTTTACGGCGGGGCCCAAGGCGCGGTGGCACCGAACGATTTCACATTCCTGATCAGCCTGACGCTCCTGCTCCTCGCAGTCGCCTGGGGGATCCGCACGATCGGTGGGATGCTCATCGCCGGGATCCTCTTCGCATTGGGGCCGCTGCTACAGCAGCACCTCACCCAACCGAGGGACGTCGTCCCTCTGCTGGTCGGTCTCGCCGCGATCGGAGTCTCGCAGAACCCGGAGGGGACGTTCGGTGGGAACACGCTGCTTCAAAGGTGGAGAGACCGTAGAGCCGCTGCACCGGAGATCGTGACCAGCGATGAAGGCATTCCCGGCACGGAGGGAAGGTTGAGCCATGCTGCGGGTTGA